Proteins from a single region of Runella sp. SP2:
- a CDS encoding tetratricopeptide repeat protein — MKKLLYLLLVLLSFNGLGQLNYKYLLHKTYAQRFPTMFDLDNGNPPGLTVKQYQAYVGNIKKIAEKEGDEELTVETDILIHRDYFYHPEFTKQSLGFIDSVYQFNTNKKWRWLEIKLEYLYGIIYFNAVRNYEQAFIHFEKLAELLANTPDIEIPDKLLYYYKIGEAYYFFSDYLTTIKYLELALTVPPYTQDCKRQLTHTANTLGLCYQKLKQYDKANYYFQKAYEFYEPSCFEKGVWKAISSGNIGYSYYLTKQYQKAKPLLELDAKSAIEVLKDYGLAVGSLTPLGAIALDEGDVALAEKYLSKAKKCAILSGQYKRFELLYPQLARLESAKGNSKLASVYLDSALIIRDSLARQFNALQIMRAKQKTDLEIHKAEVLKLEHEKSVSLFIRNALIVMVILLMIAAVWVYRWQSQKSKQKEAALQKAQKELEEATAELNDFAKKLMDNNQLVETLAKKSGEENAEIINQLQKITLLREEEWDRFRRLFDKVHTDYLLRLKTKYPELSPAEIRFVVLSKLKFSNNEMATALGVGSDTIRQYKSRLRKKLQLSEQTSLEELIENI, encoded by the coding sequence ATGAAAAAACTCTTGTACCTGTTACTTGTTCTACTGTCGTTCAATGGCTTGGGACAACTGAATTATAAATACCTATTACACAAGACCTACGCCCAACGGTTTCCGACCATGTTTGACCTGGATAACGGAAATCCTCCTGGTCTAACTGTCAAGCAGTATCAAGCTTACGTTGGAAACATCAAAAAAATAGCCGAAAAAGAAGGAGACGAAGAATTAACCGTAGAAACGGATATTTTAATACACAGAGATTATTTCTATCATCCAGAGTTTACTAAGCAATCGTTGGGTTTTATTGACAGTGTGTATCAATTTAATACGAACAAAAAGTGGCGATGGCTAGAAATCAAACTGGAATATTTGTACGGGATTATTTATTTTAATGCTGTGCGTAATTACGAACAGGCGTTTATCCACTTTGAAAAACTGGCGGAGCTTCTGGCCAATACTCCCGACATCGAAATTCCTGATAAGTTGTTGTACTACTACAAAATCGGAGAAGCGTATTATTTTTTTTCGGACTATTTGACGACCATCAAGTACCTTGAATTGGCCTTGACTGTGCCACCCTATACGCAGGATTGCAAAAGGCAATTGACGCACACGGCTAACACGCTTGGATTGTGTTATCAAAAGTTGAAGCAATACGACAAAGCCAATTATTATTTTCAAAAAGCGTACGAGTTTTATGAGCCAAGTTGCTTTGAAAAAGGGGTATGGAAAGCAATATCGAGCGGAAATATTGGGTATAGTTATTACCTGACGAAGCAGTACCAAAAAGCGAAACCCTTGTTGGAGTTGGATGCGAAATCAGCCATTGAAGTTCTCAAAGATTACGGATTGGCGGTTGGGTCGCTTACACCGTTGGGGGCGATTGCCTTGGACGAGGGGGATGTGGCTTTAGCCGAAAAATACTTGAGCAAGGCAAAAAAATGTGCCATTTTGTCGGGGCAATACAAGCGTTTTGAGCTGCTCTATCCGCAGCTGGCACGTTTGGAATCGGCCAAGGGGAACAGTAAATTAGCTTCGGTGTATCTGGACTCGGCCTTGATTATCAGAGATAGCCTTGCCCGTCAATTCAATGCGCTTCAAATCATGCGGGCCAAGCAAAAAACGGATTTGGAAATCCACAAAGCAGAAGTTCTAAAACTCGAACATGAGAAAAGTGTGAGCCTTTTTATCCGCAATGCGCTGATTGTAATGGTGATTTTACTGATGATAGCGGCGGTGTGGGTATATCGTTGGCAATCTCAAAAATCGAAGCAAAAAGAAGCAGCTTTACAGAAAGCACAGAAAGAGCTGGAAGAGGCGACTGCTGAACTAAACGACTTCGCGAAAAAACTGATGGACAATAATCAACTGGTTGAGACTTTGGCCAAAAAATCGGGTGAAGAAAACGCAGAAATCATCAATCAATTGCAGAAAATTACGCTACTAAGAGAAGAGGAATGGGATAGATTTCGGCGACTTTTTGATAAAGTGCATACCGATTATTTGCTTCGTTTAAAAACAAAATATCCAGAATTGAGTCCAGCCGAAATTCGATTTGTGGTGTTATCAAAACTAAAGTTTTCCAACAACGAGATGGCTACGGCTTTGGGCGTTGGGTCGGATACCATCCGTCAATACAAAAGTAGGTTGCGAAAAAAGCTCCAACTTTCCGAACAAACGAGCTTGGAAGAACTGATAGAAAATATTTAG